The DNA segment gggaggggaggggggtggagagACGCTCCGGTCAGCCTCAGCAAACAGAGATCGCCCCCCTAGTGTCTCACACACATAATGCCGTTACTGTTCCTGGggacaaaacaaagaaatatttatTAGATCACAAGTCAAGAAGCATCAATCCTGCACTGGGTAATACTGAATACANNNNNNNNNNNNNNNNNNNNNNNNNNNNNNNNNNNNNNNNNNNNNNNNNNNNNNNNNNNNNNNNNNNNNNNNNNNNNNNNNNNNNNNNNNNNNNNNNNNNNNNNNNNNNNNNNNNNNNNNNNNNNNNNNNNNNNNNNNNNNNNNNNNNNNNNNNNNNNNNNNNNNNNNNNNNNNNNNNNNNNNNNNNNNNNNNNNNNNNNcacagcactgacacacacagcactgacacacacacagcactgacacacacacacacacacacagcactgacacacacacacacacacacacacacagacactgaactCAACCAGCAACACAGACTGACTGAGCAGAAAGAGAAGAGACACAGACTGATACAGACACTGCTTTCATCAGCAACTGCTTTCAGagaagagagagcgagggagagagatgCAGAGGCCGCTCACCTTGACACACTTGCCGTGCAGCAGGTACGGAGCCTGGAAGTCTTGCTGGCAATTTGAGTACGCCATCCCCAGCCCCATCCCTGAACCCAAGACAATGGGCCACGTCCGACCTGCGGGCAGGAAAATACACACGCTCccttagcagaggagagaggaaagcAGAAAATACACACAGTCCCTTAGCGGAGGGGAGAGGAAAGCAGAAAATACACACGATCCCTtggcaggagagagaggagacaggactggagggaggggggggggggaagagaggtACTCACGTTTGAAGAACACGACAGAAAACACGATCCCGAGCCCCAGCCCAGTCCCTGTCAGGAGAGAACACAGGACAGGACGGAGTTAGGAGAGGCCATCACACCCCCAGGAGCTGCTAAACCCCACCAGCTCACCAGACAGGGGCCCTGGATCACACTGCAGCCCCTCAGCACCAAGGAGAGCCAGTTCAGAACACTTCACACTCAGCAAGCACACCTGGATAGACTGAACCCGCTGCATCGGATACACTCTTAACTGAAAATGGCCATTCCACGTTCGTTTCTctaagctctgtgtgtgtgctgctctgcactgtgcagtgtgtttctaagctctgtgtgtgctggtctgcactgtgcagtgtgtttctaagctctgtgtgtgttgctctgcactgtgcagtgtgtttctaagctctgtgtgtgctggtctgcactgtgcagtgtgtttctaagctctgtgtgtgtgctgctctgcactgtgcagtgtgtttctaagctctgtgtgtgtgctggtctgCACTGCGCAGTGTGTTTctaagctctgtgtgtgtgctggtctgCACTACGCAGTGTGTTTctaagctctgtgtgtgtgctggtctgcactgtgcagtgtgtttctaagctctgtgtgtgctggtctgcactgtgcagtgtgtttctaagctctgtgtgtgtgctggtctgcactgtgcagtgtgtttctaagctctgtgtgtgtgctgctctGCACTGTGTAGTGCGTTTctaaactctgtgtgtgtgctggtctgCACTGTGCAGTACGTTTctaaactctgtgtgtgtgctggtctgcactgtgcagtgtgtttcTAAGCTCTGTGTGTGCTGGTCTGCACTGTGCAGTTCGTTTCTCTGTCATGTTCCTTGTTTCTATTTAATTAACTTTCTTTATATAGTTGTTATAATATGAATGATTCACCGCTTTAcagactaacacacacacacacacacacacaaaacacctgCGTGCCACACAATATTCTGTACGTCACTATAACGGTagacctgtctctctctctgccggTGTCACACTGTCAGTGTGTCCGCTCTCCTAGCCTGTTTACTCGGTGACCTTCCTCTCCTCTAACGCGACCCGTTAACCTCCCAGAGCCGACAGCGTCCCGGCTCAGTCCGGGTTCGGTTCGGTTCGGTTCGGTTCGGTCTGTATCGCAGTGACCCCTCAGTTTTGACCCCATGTCCCTGCCCTTGCTCTCCCCTGCAGATTTTTAGGCCGCTATAGCCGTCCCCGCACTCTCCCGTGTGCCGCGCCTCAGACTGCATGCCCCGGCCCGGTTCTAATTGACAGCTTCATTTTGATTTCCATGTTTTAATTACCGAGCTTCACGGCGCAGTCCGCGAGGCAGCGGTCCCACTTTCTGCCCAACTCTCCTTCAGACATCTTCCTGAAACGAAGTATCGCGAGAGTCCCCCCCCCCACCAGCTCTATAAGAGGCGAGGCGACCTGCGCAAAATATCGCGAGAGCTACAGCGAGATCAGAGCAGAGTGAAATCGAAGCTTTTAGAATCATGTTTCATTAAtgataataaatacaatgttacTGCACTGTGAGCACAGCGGGACACTGCAACCCGAGTgagaccagcacacacacagagcttagAAACACActgcacattatacattattttacatacaattacccatttatacagttgggttttttactggagcaatccaggtaaagtaccttgctcaagggtacaacagcagtgtcccccactggggattgaacccacaaccctccagtcaagagtccagagccctaaccactactccacactgctgcccaattattTGATATGCTATTAACAGCGATTATTAAAATCGGGTGGGAGGGGAATTATTTGATATGCTATTAACAGCGATTATTAAAATCGGGTGGGAGGGGAATTATTTGATATGCTATTAACTGCGATTATTAAAATCGGGTGGGAGGGGAATTATTTGATATGCTATTAACAGCGATCATTAAAATCGGGTGGGAGCGGAATTATTTGATATGCTATTAACTGCGATTATTAAAATCGGGTGGGAGGGGAATTATTTCATATGCTATTAACTGCGATTATTAAAATCGGGTGGGAGGGGATTGATTTTGACCCCAGGAATTtgagctgttttcttttttatattataacGGTGTATTTGCTTGGAGGGAATAGTTGAGTTTGAGGAGATGACGTCACGTTATTTAATCCTGCAGTTGCAACTTGCTCCCTTGTGTAAGTGctgtttgctttgtattattttgGTTtccgtttttgtgtttgttgatttatttCCTTCCTTTGTCTACACCTGCCCAGAGACTGCCCGTGAAAACGAGTTCACAGCTCAGTGTGGGTGCAGCGCGTCCTATGACACGTCATCCCTGTCCAGTCAATCAACAGAAACCCGACCCGTGTCAGCCCAGCTTCTGAGCTGCGCCCTGTCCAGGATCTCTACAGCAGCTCCCGTGTCAGCCCAGCTTCTGAGCTGCGCCCTGTCCAGGATCTCTACAGCAGCTCCCGTGTCAGCCCAGCTTCTGAGCTGCGCCCTGTCCAGGATCTCTACAGCAGCGCCCGTGTCAGCCCAGCTTCTGAGCTGCGCCCTGTCCAGGATCTCTACAGCAGCGCCCGTGTCAGCCCAGCTTCTGAGCTGCGCCCTGTCCAGGATCTCTACAGCAGCGCCCGTGTCAGCCCAGCTTCTGAGCTGCGCCCTGTCCAGGATCTCTACAGCAGCTCCCGTGTCAGCCCAGCTTCTGAGCTGCGCCCTGTCCAGGATCTCTACAGCAGCTCCCGTGTCAGCCCAGCTTCTGAGCTGCGCCCTGTCCAGGATCTCTACAGCAGCTCCCGTGTCAGCCCAGCTTCTGAGCTGCGCCCTGTCCAGGATCTCTACAGCAGCGCCCGTGTCAGCCCAGCTTCTGAGCTGCGCCCTGTCCAGGATCCCTACAGCAGCTCCCGTGTCAGCCCAGCTTCTGAGCTGCGCCCTGTCCAGGATCTCTACAGCAGCTCCCGTGTCAGCCCAGCTTCTGAGCTGCGCCCTGTCCAGGATCTCTACAGCAGCGCCCGTGTCAGCCCAGCTTCTGAGCTGCGCCCTGTCCAGGATCTCTACAGCAGCGCCCGTGTCAGCCCAGCTTCTGAGCTGCGCCCTGTCCAGGATCTCTACAGCAGCGCCCGTGTCAGCCCAGCTTCTGAGCTGCGCCCTGTCCAGGATCTCTACAGCAGCGCCCGTGTCAGCCCAGCTTCTGAGCTGCGCCCTGTCCAGGATCTCTACAGCAGCGCCCGTGTCAGCCCAGCTTCTGAGCTGCGCCCTGTCCAGGATCTATACAGCTGCACTTGGATAGAGTTTTGTCCGAGCTGCTGGACttcatgtgtgtttttgtaataaaCTGTAATTCCCAGCAGAGTCCCGATCTCTGGCCCCGCCCTCCCTTTCGACAACGTCTCTCACCAGATTCAACAAATACATTCCCCTGTCCGtggagtcagtcagtcagtctctctctctctctctctctctctctctctctctctctctctctctctctctctctctctctctccttactcTCCATACTTGGCCATGGGCTGATTGCGGCGCTCTGATTGGCTAATGTGAGGCTGCAGCAGCATGACCCGGATGTGCAATATTCACCCCCCCCTTCTCTCTACAGGAAGTTTATCTGCAGACTGGGCAGGGCTGATAGAGGATCTCCTGGAAAATctgattaaaaaaacacaaga comes from the Acipenser ruthenus unplaced genomic scaffold, fAciRut3.2 maternal haplotype, whole genome shotgun sequence genome and includes:
- the micos10 gene encoding MICOS complex subunit MIC10; protein product: MSEGELGRKWDRCLADCAVKLGTGLGLGIVFSVVFFKRRTWPIVLGSGMGLGMAYSNCQQDFQAPYLLHGKCVKEQ